A single Drosophila ananassae strain 14024-0371.13 chromosome 3L, ASM1763931v2, whole genome shotgun sequence DNA region contains:
- the LOC6495539 gene encoding protein late bloomer isoform X1 encodes MAVANFLRQPQEKKLCMCRLKIKPKAVGVGAALAGFYEWEKFDEGSTEHLEKFIQLGMAGALILAALIGCMGAFLGSIKVMVVHLVVLVALIASHIWKLSHYNESKQLDATEVFVMDLWMKELVHHGAMQHLQQEYECCGDKGFADYTSLNMKVPRSCFHTKDGIHAFHPYAEGCMAAVKRAYLQIYRYEKWVHCGLIGYEVVGIILGITLCCQLTSKTRRYTY; translated from the exons ATGGCGGTGGCGAATTTTTTGCGACAGCCACAAGAAAAGAAACTGTGTATGTGCCGTTTAAAAATAAAGCCCAAa GCCGTTGGCGTCGGGGCCGCCCTCGCCGGATTCTACGAATGGGAGAAATTTGACGAGGGCTCCACCGAGCACCTGGAGAAGTTCATCCAGCTGGGCATGGCCGGCGCCCTGATCCTGGCCGCACTTATTGGCTGCATGGGCGCCTTCCTCGGCTCCATCAAGGTCATGGTGGTG CACCTGGTAGTGCTCGTCGCCCTGATTGCCTCGCACATCTGGAAGCTGTCTCACTACAACGAATCCAAGCAGCTGGACGCCACCGAGGTGTTTGTGATGGACCTGTGGATGAAGGAGCTGGTCCACCATGGAGCCATGCAGCACCTGCAGCAGGAG TACGAGTGTTGTGGCGATAAGGGCTTCGCCGATTACACGAGTCTGAACATGAAGGTGCCTCGCAGCTGCTTCCACACCAAGGACGGCATTCACGCCTTCCATCCCTACGCCGAAGGATGCATGGCAGCCGTAAAGCGGGCCTATCTGCAGATTTATCGATACGAGAAGTGGGTGCACTGCGGACTCATTGGATACGAG GTTGTGGGCATCATCTTGGGCATTACTCTGTGCTGCCAGCTCACTAGTAAGACTCGCCGCTATACCTACTAA
- the LOC6495539 gene encoding protein late bloomer isoform X2, which translates to MPALRVCLQWTSIVFNTITLAVGVGAALAGFYEWEKFDEGSTEHLEKFIQLGMAGALILAALIGCMGAFLGSIKVMVVHLVVLVALIASHIWKLSHYNESKQLDATEVFVMDLWMKELVHHGAMQHLQQEYECCGDKGFADYTSLNMKVPRSCFHTKDGIHAFHPYAEGCMAAVKRAYLQIYRYEKWVHCGLIGYEVVGIILGITLCCQLTSKTRRYTY; encoded by the exons ATGCCCGCCCTACGCGTCTGCTTGCAATGGACATCCATTGTTTTCAATACAATCACATTG GCCGTTGGCGTCGGGGCCGCCCTCGCCGGATTCTACGAATGGGAGAAATTTGACGAGGGCTCCACCGAGCACCTGGAGAAGTTCATCCAGCTGGGCATGGCCGGCGCCCTGATCCTGGCCGCACTTATTGGCTGCATGGGCGCCTTCCTCGGCTCCATCAAGGTCATGGTGGTG CACCTGGTAGTGCTCGTCGCCCTGATTGCCTCGCACATCTGGAAGCTGTCTCACTACAACGAATCCAAGCAGCTGGACGCCACCGAGGTGTTTGTGATGGACCTGTGGATGAAGGAGCTGGTCCACCATGGAGCCATGCAGCACCTGCAGCAGGAG TACGAGTGTTGTGGCGATAAGGGCTTCGCCGATTACACGAGTCTGAACATGAAGGTGCCTCGCAGCTGCTTCCACACCAAGGACGGCATTCACGCCTTCCATCCCTACGCCGAAGGATGCATGGCAGCCGTAAAGCGGGCCTATCTGCAGATTTATCGATACGAGAAGTGGGTGCACTGCGGACTCATTGGATACGAG GTTGTGGGCATCATCTTGGGCATTACTCTGTGCTGCCAGCTCACTAGTAAGACTCGCCGCTATACCTACTAA
- the LOC6495538 gene encoding protein late bloomer: MACHTSFLKAILIILNVLLSLIGVTLIALSIYELNSSTPGTFEHIAIVVQIFVGTFVVLTSFLGCFATARISIGLIWSYVTCLLILLCLQIYIIAAAHSTDYVERSKRDFLGLWADQKANAERISFIEQKYSCCGQVGAHDYILLGRAIPINCYKDLERHQDYLFSEGCLQAVQAHATDNVAIGLIIKWLLLLVEFAALGAATHLGITVRNKLRRERF; the protein is encoded by the exons ATGGCCTGCCACACATCCTTCCTTAAAGCCATTCTAATAATACTCAATGTTCTGCTGTCG CTGATTGGCGTGACTCTGATTGCCCTTTCGATATATGAACTAAACAGCTCCACGCCGGGCACTTTCGAGCATATCGCCATAGTTGTCCAGATCTTTGTTGGCACCTTCGTGGTCCTGACCTCGTTTTTGGGTTGCTTTGCTACGGCACGGATCTCAATTGGACTTATTTGGAGC TACGTGACGTGTCTGCTGATCCTGTTGTGCCTGCAGATCTATATAATAGCCGCTGCCCATTCCACGGACTATGTGGAGCGCTCGAAGAGGGATTTCCTCGGGCTCTGGGCCGATCAAAAGGCTAATGCAGAGCGCATCTCCTTCATTGAACAAAAG TACTCCTGCTGTGGACAGGTAGGTGCTCATGACTACATCCTACTGGGCAGGGCAATCCCCATCAACTGCTACAAGGACTTGGAGAGGCACCAGGACTATCTCTTTTCCGAGGGATGTCTGCAGGCGGTGCAGGCTCATGCCACCGACAACGTGGCCATCGGACTCATCATcaagtggctgctgctgctggtggag TTCGCCGCATTGGGAGCCGCCACGCATCTGGGCATCACGGTGCGAAACAAATTGAGGCGCGAGAGATTCTAA
- the LOC6502556 gene encoding 23 kDa integral membrane protein, whose protein sequence is MSLFQKKFHCCGIMGPQDYPTHNLNFSKSCYPKNSKNVFKEGCLGFLEAFCEQLRALNWTQMVIEIFDFVCANALAVKFHFFGSYEELY, encoded by the exons ATGTCCTTGTTCCAGAAAAAA TTTCATTGCTGCGGCATTATGGGACCTCAAGACTATCCAACtcataatttgaatttttctaAAAGCTGCTAccccaaaaattcaaaaaatgtgTTCAAAGAGGGCTGTCTAGGTTTTTTGGAGGCTTTTTGTGAGCAATTAAGGGCTCTCAACTGGACGCAGATGGTTATTGAG ATTTTTGACTTTGTTTGTGCTAACGCCCTGGCAGTGAAGTTTCACTTTTTTGGCTCCTATGAAGAATTGTATTAG
- the LOC6502555 gene encoding leukocyte surface antigen CD53, with protein MVSIRSLALVFNTLSVFLAIAVIVINVTDIPDTGNEEIPFTYGFLVLGALTILVCLFGFVGVLKGHICTTWTYAIMQLVLLIAMIALMTVFKMHHTKKTPPEEILNQAIISQKEGGDAMDEYQERFQCCGINGAGDYAGFVLPKSCADTNLNTWNSGCLQKMKTEAEEDLEAPQFIGWALMVVQMASFVCSTIMGVKLNNSARRARY; from the exons ATGGTTTCGATTAGGAGTCTAGCACTAGTTTTCAATACCTTGAGCGTG tttctgGCTATTGCCGTAATTGTTATTAATGTCACCGACATCCCGGATACTGGCAACGAAGAAATACCATTTACTTATGGATTCTTGGTCTTGGGAGCTTTAACCATCCTGGTTTGCCTCTTTGGCTTCGTCGGTGTTTTGAAGGGACACATTTGCACCACATGGACG TATGCCATTATGCAGCTGGTTTTACTGATAGCAATGATCGCCCTAATGACTGTCTTCAAAATGCATCATACTAAGAAAACACCTCCCGaggaaattttaaatcaagcCATTATAAGTCAAAAGGAAGGTGGCGATGCGATGGATGAATATCAAGAAAGA tttcaATGCTGCGGTATTAATGGTGCTGGAGATTACGCAGGTTTTGTACTTCCGAAAAGCTGCGCTGATACAAATTTAAACACCTGGAATTCGGGTTGTTTACAAAAAATGAAGACTGAAGCCGAGGAAGACCTAGAGGCGCCTCAGTTCATTGGTTGGGCTCTGATGGTTGTCCAG ATGGCTTCTTTTGTCTGTTCCACGATTATGGGtgtaaaattaaataacagTGCACGACGCGCGCGATACTAA
- the LOC6495104 gene encoding protein late bloomer gives MSCGTKTLKVSSFVLDFLCCVLAALTIAACSYALIAFSHSLAIRVPCILGVVLGALLFCSTIFGCIAALRESIRMTWIFAAMVLALVCGQITVIFAQPINFKLLANETIYNAWQGQLYHLGGMPYYEIKYHCCGQTGPSNYPDSGLKIPQSCYFNQNATVSTDLYTVGCNQKLGEAFIKGTHWERISDWSVVGVEILTVIVAGLLAITLQNAERRRLYR, from the exons ATGAGCTGCGGCACAAAAACCCTGAAGGTGTCTTCCTTCGTTTTGGACTTCCTCTGTTGT GTTTTGGCGGCATTGACTATAGCGGCCTGTTCCTATGCCCTGATCGCCTTCAGCCACAGCCTGGCAATCCGGGTGCCCTGCATCTTGGGCGTGGTCCTGGGCGCCTTGCTCTTCTGCAGCACCATCTTCGGCTGCATAGCCGCTCTCAGGGAGAGTATCCGCATGACCTGGATC tttgctGCTATGGTTTTGGCCCTGGTCTGTGGACAAATCACAGTGATATTCGCCCAGCCTATCAATTTCAAGTTGCTGGCCAATGAAACGATATACAACGCTTGGCAGGGACAACTGTATCACCTGGGGGGCATGCCCTATTATGAGATAAAA TACCATTGCTGTGGACAAACAGGTCCTTCCAACTATCCGGACAGCGGCTTGAAAATTCCCCAGAGTTGTTACTTTAATCAAAATGCGACGGTGAGCACGGATCTCTATACGGTAGGATGCAACCAGAAACTGGGTGAGGCCTTCATCAAGGGAACTCACTGGGAGCGCATTAGCGACTGGTCCGTGGTTGGTGTGGAG ATACTTACCGTCATTGTGGCTGGCCTTCTGGCCATAACTTTACAGAATGCAGAGCGACGTAGGCTATaccgttaa
- the LOC6495539 gene encoding protein late bloomer isoform X3 has translation MDLWMKELVHHGAMQHLQQEYECCGDKGFADYTSLNMKVPRSCFHTKDGIHAFHPYAEGCMAAVKRAYLQIYRYEKWVHCGLIGYEVVGIILGITLCCQLTSKTRRYTY, from the exons ATGGACCTGTGGATGAAGGAGCTGGTCCACCATGGAGCCATGCAGCACCTGCAGCAGGAG TACGAGTGTTGTGGCGATAAGGGCTTCGCCGATTACACGAGTCTGAACATGAAGGTGCCTCGCAGCTGCTTCCACACCAAGGACGGCATTCACGCCTTCCATCCCTACGCCGAAGGATGCATGGCAGCCGTAAAGCGGGCCTATCTGCAGATTTATCGATACGAGAAGTGGGTGCACTGCGGACTCATTGGATACGAG GTTGTGGGCATCATCTTGGGCATTACTCTGTGCTGCCAGCTCACTAGTAAGACTCGCCGCTATACCTACTAA
- the LOC6495105 gene encoding polypeptide N-acetylgalactosaminyltransferase 3: MGLRFQQLKKLWLLYLFLLFFAFFMFAISINLYVASIQSSDSELRHPKPPPKRRSLWPHKNIVAHYIGRGDIFGNMTADDYNINLFQPVQGEGAEGRPVVVPPRDRFRMQRFFRLNSFNLLASDRIPLNRTLKDYRTPECRDKKYTGSLPHTSVIIVFHNEAWSVLLRTITSVINRSPRHLLKEIILVDDASDRTYLKRQLESYVKVLSVPTKIYRMKKRSGLVPARLLGAEHARGDVLTFLDAHCECSRGWLEPLLARIKESRKVVICPVIDIISDDNFSYTKTFENHWGAFNWQLSFRWFSSDRKRQATVSGAKDSTAPIATPGMAGGLFSIDRKYFYEMGSYDANMRVWGGENVEMSFRIWQCGGRVEISPCSHVGHVFRSSTPYTFPGGMSEVLTDNLARAATVWMDDWQYFVMLYTSGLTLDAKDKVNVTERLALREKLQCKPFSWYLENIWPEHFFPAPDRFFGKIIWLDGETECAQAYSKHMKSLPGRALSREWKRAFEEIESQSEQLVALIDLERDKCLRPLKQDVPRSSLSPVTVGDCTSHAQTMDMFVITPKGQIMTNDNVCLTYRQPKLGVIKMLKNRNATTSNVMLSQCASDSSQLWTYDMDTQQISHQDTKLCLTLKSATNARLQKVEKVVLNMECNFQDITQKWGLIPLPWRL; the protein is encoded by the exons ATGGGCCTGCGATTCCAGCAGCTGAAGAAGCTCTGGCTCCTCTACCTGTTCCTGCTCTTCTTCGCGTTCTTTATGTTCGCCATCAGCATCAATCTCTACGTGGCCAGCATCCAGAGCTCTGACTCCGAGCTGCG TCATCCCAAGCCGCCACCCAAGCGCCGCTCCCTCTGGCCACATAAAAACATCGTAGCCCACTATATCGGACGAGGCGACATCTTCGGCAACATGACTGCAG ACGATTACAACATCAACCTGTTCCAGCCCGTGCAGGGCGAGGGGGCTGAAGGGCGGCCAGTTGTGGTGCCGCCGCGCGATCGCTTTCGCATGCAACGCTTCTTCCGGCTGAACAGTTTCAATCTGCTGGCCAGCGATCGCATCCCACTGAATCGAACCCTCAAGGACTACCGCACGCCGGA ATGTCGGGACAAGAAGTACACTGGCAGCCTGCCCCACACGTCCGTCATTATCGTCTTTCACAACGAAGCATGGTCCGTGCTCCTGCGCACCATTACCAGCGTGATCAACCGCTCGCCGCGCCACCTTCTCAAGGAAATCATTTTGGTCGACGATGCCAGTGACAGGA ccTATCTGAAACGACAGCTGGAGAGCTACGTGAAGGTCCTATCGGTGCCCACCAAGATCTACCGCATGAAAAAGAGGAGTGGACTTGTGCCCGCCCGTCTTCTGGGGGCGGAGCACGCTCGCGGCGATGTCCTGACCTTCCTGGACGCGCACTGCGAGTGCTCTAGGGGATGGCTGGAGCCGCTCCTAGCTCGCATCAAAGAATCCCGCAAAGTGGTCATTTGTCCCGTCATCGACATAATCTCCGACGACAACTTCAGCTACACGAAAACCTTCGAGAATCACTGGGGCGCCTTCAACTGGCAGCTGAGCTTCCGATGGTTTTCCTCGGATCGCAAGCGCCAGGCAACCGTCAGCGGTGCAAAGGACAGCACCGCTCCGATAGCCACTCCGGGAATGGCTGGCGGTCTGTTCTCCATCGATCGGAAGTACTTCTACGAGATGGGATCCTACGACGCCAACATGCGCGTATGGGGCGGTGAGAACGTAGAGATGTCGTTCCGGATTTGGCAATGTGGCGGACGCGTGGAGATCAGTCCCTGCTCCCACGTGGGCCATGTCTTTCGCAGCAGCACTCCGTACACGTTCCCCGGCGGCATGAGCGAGGTGCTCACTGACAACTTGGCCAGAGCGGCCACCGTGTGGATGGATGACTGGCAGTACTTTGTGATGCTTTACACCTCGGGTCTAACGCTGGACGCCAAAGATAAGGTGAACGTTACGGAGCGCCTAGCCTTGCGGGAAAAGCTGCAGTGCAAACCGTTTTCATGGTACCTGGAGAATATCTGGCCGGAGCACTTTTTCCCGGCGCCGGATCGCTTCTTCGGTAAAATCATCTGGCTGGACGGAGAGACGGAATGCGCCCAGGCGTACAGCAAGCATATGAAGAGTCTTCCAGGGCGTGCCCTGTCTCGCGAGTGGAAACGGGCTTTCGAGGAGATTGAGAGCCAATCTGAGCAGCTGGTAGCGCTAATTGACCTGGAAAGGGACAAGTGCCTGCGGCCGCTGAAGCAGGACGTGCCACGTTCCTCACTGTCGCCGGTCACCGTGGGCGACTGCACCTCGCACGCCCAGACCATGGACATGTTCGTGATCACACCCAAGGGCCAGATCATGACCAATGACAACGTTTGCCTCACCTACCGCCAGCCAAAGCTGGGTGTGATCAAGATGCTGAAGAACCGCAATGCCACGACCTCGAACGTTATGCTTTCCCAATGTGCCAGCGACTCCAGCCAGCTGTGGACCTACGACATGGAC ACCCAGCAGATTTCGCACCAGGACACGAAGCTCTGCCTCACTCTCAAATCGGCGACAAATGCACGCCTCCAGAAGGTGGAAAAGGTGGTGCTCAACATGGAGTGCAACTTCCAGGACATCACCCAGAAGTGGGGCCTTATTCCGCTGCCATGGCGTTTATAG
- the LOC6495106 gene encoding uncharacterized protein LOC6495106 produces MNGCYNTIRYTGLMSNLLYMLLGIGVMSGAGLGLQAAEPNTPEHTYFVKSLVLGGTICMIVMFGCYGMVSNLLCVNLIFTLFILLALAAEYLQLHHYHNPTLKNPGGGAWQQLELAWHGLERPEEVTQDCCDQGDAAADYKRLHLLVPESCYQATANDTAEKTYPHDCLQMLDKSRRYIHQRDKLYMWAIVGLEVIILVQTAVLSVLLFRTRQRQRLARRQVPPGVRREPRSNHVTGSRAQLLHDV; encoded by the exons ATGAACGGTTGCTACAACACAATTAGGTACACGGGACTGATGTCCAACCTGCTCTACATG CTCCTGGGCATAGGCGTCATGTCTGGAGCTGGGCTAGGCCTCCAGGCGGCGGAGCCCAACACCCCGGAGCACACGTATTTCGTGAAGAGCCTGGTCCTGGGCGGCACTATTTGCATGATTGTCATGTTTGGGTGCTATGGCATGGTCAGCAACCTGCTGTGTGTCAACCTAATC TTCACCTTATTCATACTGCTAGCTTTGGCGGCCGAGTACCTGCAACTGCACCACTACCATAACCCAACCCTTAAGAATCCAGGAGGCGGAGCCTGGCAGCAGCTAGAGCTAGCTTGGCACGGCCTGGAAAGACCCGAGGAGGTGACGCAGGACTGCTGTGATCAGGGTGATGCAGCCGCCGACTACAAGCGCCTGCATTTGCTGGTGCCGGAGAGCTGTTATCAGGCCACGGCCAATGACACCGCGGAGAAAACCTATCCCCACGACTGCCTGCAGATGCTGGACAAAAGTCGACGCTACATACATCAGCGCGATAAGCTCTACATGTGGGCCATCGTTGGCCTTGAG GTCATTATACTGGTGCAGACGGCGGTGCTCAGTGTGCTGCTCTTTCGAACTCGCCAGCGCCAGCGCTTGGCCAGGCGTCAGGTGCCACCAGGCGTGAGGCGAGAACCCCGCTCCAACCACGTTACTGGTTCTCGGGCCCAGCTGCTGCACGACGTTTGA